In the genome of Xiphophorus hellerii strain 12219 chromosome 14, Xiphophorus_hellerii-4.1, whole genome shotgun sequence, the window AGTCCATAAGATAATACTCTGAAAGGattttaatggatttattttatttgcctcTGCGATTAACTCTGCGCGTAAAgtctgtaatgtgacaaataaaatgttttgtttgatttaaaattggCCATGTTAGGCTCAAGAGCTGTACCTCATTTCTGAAACCATCTCATATGTTTAGGAGCAACAATGCAGGGACAGCACAAAGGAGACAGGAAAAGGAGAGGATAGTGCAACCGGGCTAGAGGCAGGAAGTCAGAGTGAGGGAGAGACAGGAGTGGAGCAACAGGTAAGATAGAGTAACTCATACGAGTAGATACTTCATGAGAGTCcacaaaaaaagttgaaaattttaatcttttgctTGTAGTAAGTGTAGTTCAGGGGCATTGAGTGACATTGTAACATTTCCTTCTAGGGAGTTCAGACTAGGGACACACAGCTGAGAGACTCTGAAGTCAGTGGACAGAGAACAGAGCCAAATCAGCCACATCCAAAATTCATAGACCCTCAAGCTCTAGCCAACAGAACTTTACATTTCCAAGGAAAGTGGTACAAGGAATTTCCCTGGCTACATTATGATGCAGTGAAAAAtggcattttgtgtttttattgcatggCAATTTACCAGGACAAACTCACACCATTTGGTGCAAAATCCGAACCCGCCTTTATCACTTCTGGatttaaaaattggaaaaaagcATGCGAAAAATTTAAAGCACATGAAAATAGTCACACACATTGTCATGCTGTTTCTGTGACTGCACAAGAAAGTCATCCTATAAATGCCCAATTATCCAGTGCTTTGGCAACTCAGCAAGGTGACAATAGGCACTGTCTGGAGAAAATTGTGAGCTCCATAAAATATTTGGTACGGCAGGGACAAGCTTTGAGAGGGCATGACGATGATGACAGCAATTTGTATCAACTGTTAAAAAATCTGGCAGAAGATGATGCCCTTTTGGCTAAGTGGTTGCTGAGGTCTCAGAAAGAATACCTAAGTCCACAGATACAGAATGAAATCTTGTGTTCTATGAGCAATAGTATTGTCAGTGAAATAGCAGATACAATCAGAAACCTACCAATTTTTGAGTTTGCAATTATTATGGATGGAACACAGGACATTTCTGGGAAAGAACAAGAAAGCATTTGTCTGCGATACATTGACAGTGACATGAAGCCCCATGAAGAGTTTATTGGCTTGTACTCAGTTTCtgaaacaacaggaaaaagCCTTGCTGCTGTTGTTAAAGATGTGCTGCTCAGATTAAACTTACCAATGCATGGTTTACGAGGTCAAACTTATGATGGAGCAGCCAATATGTCTGGGAAGCATGCAGGTGCACAGGCACTGATAAAGCAAGAGCAGCCACTAGCACTTTTTGTTCATTGTGGAGCACACTGCACTAATTTAATTGCACAGAAAGCTTGCTTAGCCTCAGTTCTGATCGGAGACGCATTGGATTGGGTGAACCAGCTTGGAGTTCTTTTCTCTCAGTCAGGGAAGTTTAAGGCAATCCATGCAGCAACAGCACATACAGAGAATCCATCGTGCACTGCAATAAAACCCCTCTGCCCCACAAGATGGGCAGTACGGAGCAAAGCAATCAGAGATGTTTTGTCACAGTATGGGTCAGTGCTGGCTAGCTTGCAGGAGATGGCTTCTGGTGCCTCAAACACAGCATCCACTGCTAATGGACTGCTGGGGCAGTTTAGGAAAGGTAAAACAGTTTTGGGTCTCATCCTTGCCTCACCTGTGATTGATGAGCTTGAATGCCTGAGCATCTCTTTCCAGAAGAGAACTCAAACCATTGCTGGAATGAGGACTGCTGTGAAAGTTGTTCAGACTTCACTTAAGGctaaaagaaatcaagaaagTTTCAACACTCTGTTTGAAAAGGCGATGGCTGAGGTTCAGTCTTTGGGTGTTAAACCCATCACAGTTACACAGAGAAGGCCACCCCCAAAACGCTTCACTGAAGGAGCTAAGACACATCAACCTGAATGTGCCAATGACCACTACAGAGGTGAATTCTTTAAAGTATTGGATGTTGTAGATGCACAGCTCACTGGGCTATTTAACCAGGATGACTTGCTGACTTTGCAAAAGTTGGAAGAGACACTTCTCAGTGGAACGATTGATGCTGCAGTCATTGGGAAATACCCAGAGTTGAATAGAGAGTTACTTTCAGTGCAACTTCCTATGTTTAGACTGAACTACTCATTTAGCAACAGCGCAGAAGCTGCAGGGATCATTGGTGGACTGCCTGGAGAGGTCCGTAGACTTTTTGGGCAAGTGGAAACTCTGGTTAGGTTGCTTTTGGTGGTCTCCGTTTCATCCTCTGAGGCAGAGAGAAGTTTCAGTGCGCTTCGTAGACTCAAAACGTGGCTCCGGTCTACAATGACTCAAAACAGGCTTAATCATGTTGCTGTCTGTCATGTACATAAAGATAAACTTGATTTACTGGACAAGAAGTCAGTTTGCAAGCAATTTGTGGCTGCAAATGAAAGgcggaaaaaacattttggctcTTTTGCCTAAGCCAGTGTTTGCCATCCTTTTATGTTTCCGGCACATTTTTGGCGAATTATAAATGCATGGCTGTAAAGTGCAATTGTTCAGAAGCACAGAGGTGTTGATCTCTACCTAGGGTTATGTGGCCTATAATCTCTGTGCTAACTGCTTTTCCAACAGTTAAAGCACACTGTAATCAGTGAGTTAAAAAGCTTGTCtattaaatgtgtatttattgttggtaaatatttcttcatttttgatttGGTTTAATTAGTCATACAGTTCGACAAACTGAATAAGCatattttgattgattttcttttcttcttttacttaaTGTTAAAAGTGTGAATAATTTGTTCACTACATTGTCTGTGAGGGCTCTTTCATCTCAGAATTTTGTTTAATCAAAGAGATGGTTCTATGGTCAGTCAACCtatataaattcatttttgacCATTATTGcaagtttgacaaaataaaacatatcaaacTTTGCACTTGTGTGGCCTACtgaattgtttttaatccaactgaaatatttgattttctaGTGTGTATGCGGACACTAAATATGCCAAGGGCTGAAGCCCTTGAAAGACATCTCCCTTTGCTTAATAAAAGACTCCAGTCATTTTGTTTGGTGATATGCTCACATCTTATGAACAAATGcattatgtaaattttaaatgcattatttttgcaaGACACAATTTATAAAGGAATAAAGTAAAAGATTAAAtagcctttttttaaagtagcGTACTTAAGATATATTTCTGTTGAATATTTACGAATCTCAGATTTCCGACATGTGTCCCCCCCAATTGTAAACTTATTCCTACGCCCCTGCTCTGCGGGAGTGACAAGTGCAtttttgaactaattttaaggtgctttaattgctttttgaaaGTATTAATTAGTCATAGTCAAAATCCTCTGACTATGACGATTCAGGTCACATGAGAAGGATTTTTGTGACTCTTTCATGtaaaaacctaaactaaatgttgaattagATATGCTCACTATGATATTCATCTTTagaacatttataatttttttgaagctttatttttgtttggttttgttgcatttttaatatgatctaagccctttttttatttttgagtctttacaattttataaaacaaacattttttgttcagttaccggtaatatttgtttttcttacaatgaagtaaaatcttacaaatttagaattgtaatatttctaaattatttcctCTTTACAATACATACTTATTACATACTCTGTTTCctcaattttacaatttatatattatttagttGGATTTGCTTAGtagttattttactttatctgtagtagactgaacattttgtttgcataattAATCTTAAGCTGTTAACCCCATTAAAGCACTTtgcatttgattgattgaatgatAGGTTGCAGCGGTAAAGTtgatatgttttcctttttcttgattattatatgaataatttctggtattaattgtaattttgcaGCCCACCCACAAGAGGTCCCCACGACCTTTACAAAGctcctggaagaaaatatttggaCTCCATAAGACTTTGCAGAGCAAGCACACCTTCGTACCTGTATGTATACGAGCTTCTAACTGCAGTGCTAAGGAAACATGTTTAGCCCTCTTAcagacttcttctgtttttgtttctgtgttccctttaaaaatgcgagaaaaaaaatatcacactaagaaaacttgtgtaaatacaaaatacagttttcaaattctgatttaatttatgaaTGGGAAACAAAACTATCCAAGCCAAGTCAGctcaatattaaaaactaatagCTCACTAAAGCTAGTACCAGGATTTGATGAGTGTTTGGAGGATTTTTAACATAGAGCTCggttggtttggataactttcttttctcagaacatttgtccagtattacagtttttctcaattactttggtgcatttctcagaaCAGAACTGTAATTCTCAAAGCTACTTGCCCAACCTTCGTATTATTGCGTCTCTCATGCACATCAAGAAAAgcagtttctcatttctttcaaCCAGTTGAAATGCTTTGATATATCCATGAAAGTGATTATGTACAGTTCTCTACTTTTTCCTACCTTTTCTGTTGCTTATGTCATGTTGACTGAAATGTGTAGTTATCTCTTGAATCATCTCAAcctaaacaacatttaagcaaaagtcttaacatgcaaagttgtaataatatattGGGCATATTTCTATACATTTTCATTAGTCTTTTCTTACTAAGTCTGTCCTGAGTTGGTACATTGCTCCCAGGTGAATCCTGACGTTCTCAAAATGTGTGAGGCATCAGCTCAACCAAAGATCGAGCAATTTTCTGAAGTAGCTCAAAGTTGCATCTCATGAACCATCAACTGTCCGGTATATAGATTATACTGTATAGCTGGAGCACAAGACGATGTTACGTTTCTGACAATGAAAAGACAAGGGACTGGACAGGATACTCTTGTATTGACAACATTACTAATCAGTTTGACTGTCTTATTTGTACTCGATGAAATAAGGACTTGTCTTATTGAGGCTTTGACGTGTTCACTGacacagatatttaattttgagaaatgaGCTAAGGATTTTGAGAAAGACATTGGTTTTTGCAGGTAATCCATGGTGTTCTGTTTGTACAAactgttttgagaaatgtgttTACCGTTTTGCAAATGTTGAGAATGATTCGAGAAATGCACCGAAGCGActgagaaaatctgtaaaatatctttattgatCTTGTAACAGCACTTTCATACTAAGCAGCATTGTATTCTGCATGGACTAACAAACTATGAAActgcttttttgtcatttggatgATCATGAAACTGACTTTGTGGGCATCTTCTGCATgccagtttttttattctctaacgtcactctttgttttgccttttccaGTGATACTAATCTTGCCAGCAGCAGATAAACTTTGCATGACAGAAGTTCAAGGTCCAACACCACTCATGCATCTTTCTCCAGATCGTATCTCAAGGTGTTGTCTCTGTCTCAGcttgtttttggatatttttactcaagtctttctttgttatttgcaaacatttaaattgcttcAGATTTGTCCATTTTGGTAGCATGTGTCTTCATCCCCTTCCAGGGTGGGGAGACACCTTTGGCCGGTGAACCAAGACGTTTGGAGAAGGAGTGTTCCCGACTGGAGCGGGATGTGGAAGAAGGTTCCCGCAGGTTGGCCATGGCCCACAACGAGATCCGGCATTTGAAAGATGAACTGGAGTCTGCTCAGAATTGGTCTCTGCTCGGATCAAACCTCTCTGCTCGCATGCAAATTCTTTTCTGCTCTCTTGGAAGAAAAAGTAccgttgcctggcaacctctcagccaatagaataaaagtgttgtactgggtgcgtttgtttccttcagtctgAAATCCTGCTTTCGACTTGTGGCAGTAAAATTCCCCCATATTCTTCCACACTGATATCACTCATGCATGTCTTTATAGACATTTCTTTATGAACTTGTGGGctgtcattttgaaacaatagaAGGCAAATTGTTCCTACAAAGTTGGAACAATGGGATTGATCAAAATACCTAAGTGtgcaatgaaaacattgagAGAGGAGTCTGGGTGCTTGCAAGGGATATGAATATTTCTCCGAGTGccagtttaaaagtaaaaaacttttttgagctttatatcaaaatattaatataatataggAGCCAGGCGTGGTGAAGCAGGGAGAcacctaaaagctgcaggactgaagtttgacacCACGGTCTTAAAAAGatagaagcccaatttcaaggcatcaaattaagtcatgtttggtatatacagcatttttacagcaactgtagctaacacagttacttgattgtgctataaaagaCCCTATGTgcatggaaaatacaaaaaaaaaaatccaatatgggCCTTATCTGAAGCATTcataattattctaaaatgtCTGATCTGGTCACTTTGTTCCCTGAAAAATTCAGACATGGGAAGATGAACAGGGCCTTTAGCCAGACAGGAAAGCATGATTTGTCCCTCTAAAGAGCCTTCTCCTCTGCTCCGGAGGCTGATCTGCATTCCCACTTGGTGACGTAGGTTTTGGATGCAGCTGCTCGTCCAGAACTCATTGTGTGTGTAGTTTAAATGATATGGCACATTTAAATACTCctctgcattttaaatcaaatatattttttttagcttgctactcctgtaaggttaatataaatagtcataataataccggtatgatgtaagctaattacaaattatGCTAATTATAGCAGGTATGTTACACACGTAGCGTAACTGAGGAATGATAAAGGACAGTTGTAGTACACTAAcggcaaatttacaacataaggaaaataatacagtatAGTTATTATAAATAGCATACTCAGATtagtaaaaatgtgcaactgagttgaataattttaaaaaatgcacaaaatgtgcatatgtctagatagaaaaaagtgacagactattcacaaaactcagaaaaactttgcaaataTCAGCTGGAATGTGCAAATACCAGAAGGAAGCAGTGATGTTACAAAGTCTaacagctgctggagctgcaatAATGCTCCTTTGGGCTCCGATGCAGCaatctgtcactgaaggagctctgcagttcagcagcagcttcttacTTGGGAGTGGGAGACAGTGATGTTACAGCAGCCAGAGTCCTACTGTCTCCCACCACCAAGTCAAGAGGGCATCCTAGGACAGAGCCTGCCGTGAGCCCCTCCCACGTCCCCGAGCTCAGACAGGTGGTCAGTCCCACTGATTCAGAAAACCTCACCTGCACACAGAGACCCCACCTTCAGgaattaatgttaaatgttttccatgtgttgcttttcttctctgaaaaacacaccagcaataAATCTCAGGCTCTGGAAGGAGTGAAGGGATTACTTCAATCCACAAGGGGGCGTCCTAAACTGTCTTACACTAAAGACTGAGCATGAAAGAGAATTTAACCCAACCATAGATATTGTTTTAgcataatgtagaaaatatatcagttaaacacagaaaatttacattttaactctaTTTATGGTTTATGgtagtataaaaatataataaataagctATTTGAGAGCTTATATTCTGTATTGCTCAATGAACTGAGAGACTGCTATGATTTTTCTCCTCCATGTACGGGAAGCACTGTGCTGCCATGGCAGAAAGTTATTAGGCGGTGTAGCCACACTGAACTGTTGTCTTGCCTGTTAATACACAATTTGATCGcttctaacactgacgctgtgtgcaagaaggggatgagcagactctattttttaaggaagctgagatccttcaatgtgtgcagcaagatgttggagaccttttatcacagtgttgttgccggtgccatcttctttgctgctgtgtgttggggaagcagcatcagagccagcgactctaatagactggacaaaatcatcaggaaagctggctctgtactgggactaaggctggagtccctggaaactgtggtggagaggaggacactgaagaaggttctgtctattatggacaataaacagcaccctctccaccacatagtggacagacagaggagcaccttctcacataggctgctccagctatgctgtcgtagggacagatacaggaaatccttcctgccacatgccatctcactgtacaataaaagctaaatcattgttctgcactaatcagtccaattttgcacaactgaactgtggcacacttgctgtacatataattacatatacatatctgcatttttttgaatctttgcaaggactgctcttaagttgtttcttatattaacagcatttcatattttatttttattttttattttatctacaactactactcagtggtagttgttattgagTCTTAGTATtgtgtctctatgctgtaactgcgaagtaatttccctgctgggatgaataaagtacttctattctatgtTGTTTTATGCAACCTCTGCACGTTATCAGTTCAGCTTTACTGCTACTttaagttgaatgtttttttcaaaacacattagagaaaattgacaagtggaggaaaattctgttttattttgcagtttcacaactttccttaaataaatggttaatagtTAAGTAAGGGACttgaaagataataaatatgGTTGAAACTAAACGATTTTTCGACAAAAAAGTTGATCTGACAGGTGGTTTCACTGAAGGCCAAGCGTCTCTGTTTCTGTAGAGATCGCAGTTGAAGTTGGTAGTAATCTGCACAGCTCTggattctgactttattaaaataaacttttaataaagtttatttagttcagaaatatcaagatgacaaaaagttcataatttacatttaaattaaatccaagctgaacatttaattaagatcTGTTGagttatatttgcaaaaaataatcaaagataaagaagaatttattttacaaaacattacttacattttttaaataagcaatttgtgaataaacttatattatttaaagatggaTCAAAAGACAGATCTATGAACAgtgaagagttttaataaattaatggcacacttaaataattattacataagtTATTTGTTATCATTTGACACTCTTCACTCTCCATAAGAGTCAGGACATACTGGAGCAGCAGTTTGGTATTtagctttgaaaatataaaaagcacatttatccCTCTTATAGTTTTAGGGTTTGtctaattttttctaaaaatgtattagttcttagaaaaatgtacattttgaaaacttaaaaaaaatcagtcctacattatgaaaaataaatgttacattgttctgtttctctaaattattctaCAAATATATTAGCGATAGATTATGAGTAAAACATAAAGTGCTATTAACATGAGTTTTATTAGAGGTTTAAATTTGCACTGTTCCTTTGCAGTTGGGCAGGTTTTATaggtttagttttaccttgtgtttgcgctggaaaatttaaaatctggcaACAGTGGCGAATGGCGCCATTTTTTGTTATCAATGAGCGTGACGCGCATGCGCCATATAGGATATAAAGATGACGCAGTTTCTACATGagcgtttttttaaaaaaaaaaaaaaagatcctgctAGCACTTGACTCCACGGACACGGAACTGTCAGTCTGACATTCATGAATTTGGGGACGTGGATTTAACACGATGTTCTCTGATCTCCCAACACGCGGAATCCGAGTGGACGCCAGCctaaagactgaaatgtttgtggatCCGACTGAAATCGTGTCGGTGTTCGACGAGGACTAGTTTGGCGTCTTGTACTTGAAAGTAGGCCAACGAGCAGGCCGCAGTGACGCCAAGCAGGCCGCAGTGACGCCAAGTTTGAAATCGCTGCGttggttattcggtaagttattTTTCGGAAACCTTATTctaagtttttgtctttttccaccgAAGACGTTggtgaagtaattttttgtgtccaaacagagcagcacacaaggagagaccTGACCGCGGCCTCTcagcggcggtttgtttggt includes:
- the LOC116733367 gene encoding zinc finger MYM-type protein 1-like isoform X1 encodes the protein MAIYQDKLTPFGAKSEPAFITSGFKNWKKACEKFKAHENSHTHCHAVSVTAQESHPINAQLSSALATQQGDNRHCLEKIVSSIKYLVRQGQALRGHDDDDSNLYQLLKNLAEDDALLAKWLLRSQKEYLSPQIQNEILCSMSNSIVSEIADTIRNLPIFEFAIIMDGTQDISGKEQESICLRYIDSDMKPHEEFIGLYSVSETTGKSLAAVVKDVLLRLNLPMHGLRGQTYDGAANMSGKHAGAQALIKQEQPLALFVHCGAHCTNLIAQKACLASVLIGDALDWVNQLGVLFSQSGKFKAIHAATAHTENPSCTAIKPLCPTRWAVRSKAIRDVLSQYGSVLASLQEMASGASNTASTANGLLGQFRKGKTVLGLILASPVIDELECLSISFQKRTQTIAGMRTAVKVVQTSLKAKRNQESFNTLFEKAMAEVQSLGVKPITVTQRRPPPKRFTEGAKTHQPECANDHYRGEFFKVLDVVDAQLTGLFNQDDLLTLQKLEETLLSGTIDAAVIGKYPELNRELLSVQLPMFRLNYSFSNSAEAAGIIGGLPGEVRRLFGQVETLVRLLLVVSVSSSEAERSFSALRRLKTWLRSTMTQNRLNHVAVCHVHKDKLDLLDKKSVCKQFVAANERRKKHFGSFA